Genomic window (Helianthus annuus cultivar XRQ/B chromosome 3, HanXRQr2.0-SUNRISE, whole genome shotgun sequence):
CaaaaataactatttttttataaaacttattttaaaaaaaataatagtattttaaaaattaaaaaatcagtATTTAATAAAAAACCTACTATGTGTTGTTCTAAAAACTTTAGTTATAATCTCatgattatatatttaaaaaactgAATATTCCTGTAATTTGGcttatgtttttttatataaataacacAATATAGTAACTTATTTAGTTCATATTACTTTTAATCACCCATTCTATTAACTTATTTTTCTCTCTAAGGTTTGGGTTAGGTGACATGCATTCCCTCCATTAGTAAAATATAAGAGACTTACATTAAACCAATGAATATAGAAAGCTTTTTCTTATATTATGTTTTAAATCAGTATAAAAAGATATCAAATAATTATAAGGTCCATTATCAAAAGTGTCGACCATATCTTCAACTAATGGAGCTAGTTTTAAAATAACAAACCATATtgtattattaattattaattatttatataaaaaacataAACAGAAGAAATTATGACAATGATCGTATATAAATTTGAGCTATTTTTCAGTTTTTCTTCTTATTAAGTACTTAATTATGAATTTACGAGGGTGGACTTACTGTCATTCGGATCAaacatagtttttttttaattaactaCATATTTTAAGATTTTTAAAATAGGTTTTTCTCAAAGTAGGTGTTACAAAAGATAGCTTTTATTTAAAGTTCTAAAAAGACAAGTTAGGTGAGAGTCTCAATATCATGATTTAATCAAATCAATAATTATTTAAAGAATTGAATTTATCCGACTAACAATAttacatatattattatattatatgatACGACTTACAGTACACGCTAGACAAATATGGAACATAAACAAATCTCTATCCGATTATGAATTTATTTCTCTAATTGTGTAGGCAATGAACGTGGAGATCAACCTCAACTGAATATTAAAGTAATCATCTTAACTCTTCAAGCCTTATAACACCATTGTAAACTTATTTAGCTAAAAAAGATTTTACGTGACAATATGGAACACCAAACTGACTCATAGTTTCCAGGGAAGTATGATTGTTAGCCCTCTCACTGATAAATTCAATGACTTCAATTCAAGATTTGAGTTTGCTCACAGACTTGCACTTATATCGGATGATATCTACGAGGTAATAGAATTTATATCGAATAAATTATGAGTGTAATCTTTTTagtatatttatataaaaatccaTCTTTATAGTTATACATATGTGAATGATCGAGTTTAATGTATATAGTTTATGTTTATATTTCATCATAAACTTCCTTAAATGTGAAGAGAAGACCACATATACATAAGTATTCTCAtcatataaaacaaaatattttatatCACCatcataatatatttattttacaatctaacatatatatattttgcAATCTTATTGGTTTGGTATTATATTTCAGTCAGCAAAAAAAGCTTGTAATGGTAACTATATTGATGTATACACCGATCCAAAAAACAGTGCATGTGCAAGTAGCCTTCAACGCGTAGATGAGGTACACACAACTTATTAAGTCAAACTTTTTTTACAAGGTTTTATGTGTCGCATCTTAAATTTAAATTCTCAATTTCAGTGCACGAGCAGAATTAATGCAGGAAATATTTTAGACCCATTCTGTGATGATGTCAATCCGGACCCAACTTGTCGGGTAAGTTTTCTTTCTCGAATTTGTTAAGCACAACACTTAGATCATACTTAGATCATGTGTAGTGTTAATGCTACTACCCTTGGGTGTTTTGCATCAAATGGTATTGGCAGCCCAGTCAGTAATGAGGCATTatggggcgttttctaaaatgggtgtagtgaaGATGTGAGCATTGTGGGacattatgtttgtaataaaattaaataaaaaaatcaaaaaatcttATTGGTTTTACAAAAGGAAGATGAAGGTGATTGGAACAAAGGAATGAAGCTGGGCATGAAAAAAAGCACGCCAAAAGcattttgggcaaaaaaaaagcCCCTGGGGGTGGTGTGCGGACGTGGTGGGGCGTTTTTTTAGGCAAAAAACGCTCAAATAGTGCCCCACTATAGATGGTCTTATTAGCTAAAATGATTCTTTTATAAACCACATATTCTATTTAAGAATAATAAGTAAAAAgaatttattatatatttttcagGAGGCTGCTGCAATATATTTAGAGTATTTTGGAAATGATAAAGAAGTTCAGAAAGCTCTCCATGTTCGTGAGGTATGTTGTTTATACACTCTTCAACTCTACCCGTAAATTACATCTTTGTTTACGAACAAGGGACATGAACACCTACCATTTGGAACGGCAAAGTCTTATCCAACTTTTAGATACTGCTAGACCCAAAATTACTACGTACTTTGAGTATTGTTTAACTCTTATAATTTTGTTTATATTTTCTATTGTTTGTGCAGGGAACGGTCGAAACGTTTGAAAAAACTAATGAGACGATCCATTATGTCTTAGGGAAAAATGACACGGAGTGTTACTCATATGACATCTTTAGCAGCCTCGTCTATCATAAAATGCTTTTTTCAAGAAAATGTCAAGTTTTGATCCTTAGGTATTATATATGATAATATCAGAGCATTCGCAATGAATTCCTTATCCATATCCATATATGTCCACTAATAACAATATTTTTTCTCTCATATTTTCAATTATATAATATTTTCTCATATATTTTCTCTCTACTTTAATCACAACCACTCAAAAAACACTAACAACCATTCCTTATAATATAACTAAACTTCCTTACATATTTCTAAGGTTTtcattgtgaatgctcttagtactgtacttttaacacaaaaaatTAAAACACGACTAAAGATGATTACTCATATTTTACTTTCTCCAAAAATTTCGACTTGACAGCGGTGATCATGATTTTACTTTCCCATACGTTGGAGCCGAAGAATGGATACAATCTCTTAATCTTCCGGTTGAAAGCCCATGGAAGCCATGGTTTGTTAATAATCAAGTTGCTGGGTGAGTTAAAGATGGTCCTTTGTTATAGTTATTTTTAGTTTGAATTCCATTTCATTGTTATagttatttttagtttttgtagTTCAAAAGTCTTTTGTTAGTTTCTTCATAGTTCATGAGAGTGTTATATTTCTTCTTTTGTAGATATCGGATGAAGTATGCGAAGAACGAATACTCGCTAACATATGGAACTGTTAAGGTATGCAACTGTTAATAATATTCAAACTTTATTTCATCTTTAATCTCAATTCAAATTTGTTAACGTATGCAATTGTTATGTGTATATAGGGGGCGGGTCATTCAATTCCATTGTACAAGCCAGAAGAAGCTTGGATTATTTTAGATGGGTGGCTTTCTTCTCATTCTTATTCAAGCGACATCTAAGCATGAAAAATATATCATTAATGTCATCGACAAACTAAGTGATTTTTCAtgtgaaaaaaatatatttttttacatGTCAAAGTTGTGATAATTGCCAATTGAGATATTGAAGATAGGTTATAGTTGGAAGAGATATTGTATGATTTCAAATTCATGTCATGTATTTTTTATGGACATTTTATTAAGTAGCTAGGAGCACCAGTTTAATAAAGATAAGTGAAATATGTTGTTTGGGTTATATGCTTTGGTCCGATTATGCTTCATTTTATCAAATAAAAATTGCATTCACTTTCTTTTCATTAAATACAAGTATTTTTTTTTACGgcaaaaacttatatatatatataactcagCAAAAAGCTAAAGCTGAAAGATATAACCAaaatgaaacaaaacagaaaaacAAACCAAGAAAGACGATTGCAAAAAATGTCAACAATATCAAAGTCGGATCATTTCTCCCAAGAGGGAGCTGACATCTTTGATCTGTGGCGCACCCAAACATAAGTGTCTTCCTAGATCATTTCCATTGACTTTCAGACTGGGATGAACGCGTTTTCAAATGTCTTGGCGTTACGGGCCAACCAAATTCTCCAAGTGGCCGCAATGGTAATCAAATGAACAATCTTTCTCCATCTACTCGAGCCCAGGCTAGAAGCAATTAAATTCACATCCAACCCCCAAATATTATGTGATTATGggtttttattttatgaaaaaatGTTACTATTCACCTGTAAATTTAGGGGTATATTGTTCACtctttatattttttaatatattttgtaactggaagagagagaaaatgtaatgataaatgtattaaaaagtattatttaattgaaaataagAGAGAAAAGATACTGATTTTTAGTGTAGTATAGGgtaaagaggggggggggggggggtgtttgtttttataaaaaatatctGTGCAGATTCTTTTATCTGCGCCGCACAGACCACGCGCAGTCATTGTCATCTgtagactgtttgtttttccgaagACGTGTCATTAAAAAAACTTCTGCGTaagctcttcttggtgcagacttggctCAGTCACTTTTAAGATCTTATAAAGTTTGCTtagggttaaacaccaccacccaccaccaccgtccatgtccaccacccaccaccaccgcccacCATCACCGTCcgtccaccatcaccacccatcGTCCACGTTGAcgtccaccaccacccaccgtccacgtccaccacccgccaccaccaccgttcaccgccagtttattttagaagtctacatacgttaaaaaCAAATAACCTTTTTCTTGCAGAGTGTGGAGGGTTGATCCACCTCTTATTTTACAAATGTCACCAGATGTGGTTCGCAGACTgagacattttacctcttaaaaacaAACTACACCTAAGTGGTAGTTCATTGGTAAAAGTAAAGTCTTTAAATACCTGAAGTTAAGAGGGGGATGTATTGGGTTTAAGTCACACAAACGACGAAATTAAAataaatttgtcgttcaaaaaaataaatCAAGACAAATAAGATTTGACAAAACATGTTAGCATAAACATTTATTGTTGTGAAAATTCATGGCAAGGATAGTTCTCCATTtcatgaaaaaattgaaaaactttATGGAGAAAACATTTAGTTTAGTTGAGATTTTATTTTAAAAGTAAACTTCCTTAACGAAAACGTCGACCCAAGTCGGGCCGACAAAAAACTACAAGCAagaaaattacatatttacaaaggAGCACCACTCACTCCAATCTATCCCTTTGAACTTCGATCTAGAGGAAAACCAAAGATAACCCAAAGCCTTAATCTCACTAACTATACCTTCTATTCTAACAGGAGAATTCGAAAATTTGGTATTATTCCTGGCTCGCCATAAACTCCAACAAACTATCATAATAATGCCTTGAACTGCTTTCTTCTTCTTGTCCGATACTTTGAGATCTTTACGAAAGGTGAGGAGATCTTTGAGGGAAAAAGCAATGATATTAGGTATTTTACACCAAGAGCTAATACCGTTCCATACCGTCGAAGCTATGTAACAAGCAACGAAAACATGATCGGCTGATTCGTCTTCCGAGTTACACAGAGGGCACGAAGAATCACCGATGCCGACATTCCTtttctttaaagcttccgctgtgggCACTCTATCCATCTCCATCCTCCATGCATGTATGTTTATTTTCACGGGGATCCAATTGCACCAATCTAAAACAAAGCAATTTTAGTGCATAACCTCCTATTTCAACATATTTTTTGACAGCTTTGACAGAAAACTTTCCATCCGAATCCGAGCTCCAGCTCCATCGGTCCAACTCGGAGGTAACCTGAATGTCGTTAATGTGGTTAACAACTGCTCGAGGGCAGACTGCAGTCCAGCTTCGGCCACATCAGATTTCCAGCACCAATTGAAAACGACCTCGCTTCCTTGTTTCTTTATCCTCTCGGCCACATAGCACTTCTTTTCGGCTTCCAACCTAAAAAGATCAGGGAACACAGTTTTAAGGGGCTCGTTGTAGAGCCAAGAATCGAGCCAGAAAGCTATGTATTCACCGTCTCCAAACCGAACCTTTCAGGTACTTCCTAAGAGGATTTCCACCAGCCTTTGTATTAATAAAGTTTTTTTCCTATGTTATTCCATACCCCGTTTAGCGATTTTTTTGAAAGGAATACACTCCCAACCCACCCTACTCGAATGTAAAGCCTCAATAACTTTCTTCCAAAGACAGCTCTTATCCGTTTTATACCTCCATCCCCATTTATCGAAAAGAGACGTGTTAACAACTTGTAATTTAGTTAAGCCCAGACCTCCGCTTTTTTTAGAACGAGAAACCTTATCCCATGCGATCCAATGTAATTTTCTTTCTTCCACAGAGCCACCCCACAAGAATTTTTTAATCATAGATTCAAGATCATTTATTACTTTCTTAGGCGCTTTATAGAGAGAAAAATAGTAGGACGGAAGACTTTCCAGCAATGATTTGATTAAAACCACCCTCCCCCCGATAGAAAGAAGATGCGACTTCCAATTCGCGAGCCGACCACGGAAAATATCAAAAACCGGCTGCCAATTGCTAACCCTATTCATGTTGGCTCCTCCTTTAAGACCGAGATACTTGAAGGGTTGAGATGATTGTTAAATCTAACCCTACATTAATAATACAAGAACACATTCAACAAATTATAAAGAACAATGAAATTTTTAGTCAATACCTTTGATGCAATAGGCgaaatgagctgattattagtatattaaattaaaattcaCATAGTTGTAATAAGAGAATAAGAGTAGATGATACAATTTATTAATAACTTTTGGTACTTTCGTTAAAGATATTAATAAAACTAAACTTAATATGGATAATATTATATGAATAGAGATGGCATAACGTCATGAACCACCGAAACATTTGAGGCATTGAATAACATCGTGATCCATCGAAACAACAGACGTATGGAATAACATCAACCATTGAAACATCAGATGTCATGTAGGCGATGACACCTGAGTCGGGAAACCACGTCTCAGTCGTGTGATAAATACCATATAAGTCAGCCAAAAGCCTGATATGGTCtggttagggctgtaaacgaaccgaacgttcagcgaacagttcgtgaaccgttcggcgggaagttcgtttatgttcgtttgtttaataaatgaacgaacacgaacaagaaatttcgttcgattagttaaatgaacgaacatgaacaaaggtctcgttcgttcaattgtgttcgtgaacgttcggtaatgtgttcgtgaacatacgttcatgttcgtttgtttacaTTGTTCATGAGTTTTTTTGTACTTTTACTATTTTATctaaaatttttatatttttaacttttatttattttatcatcCTAAAAATTTAAATAGAAAACCCGATTCCCTTCGTGCTTATGCATCGGTCCTCTATTTTTTCTCAATATTCACATTGACGAACACTATCATCCTCCGTTCTACTATTATTGCTTCAAGTTCCAGTATTCATTCATCCGCCATCCACCTGCTAGACTATGTCGCTTTCATCGATTTATTTGTGTtctgttcgtgaaccgttcgtgacACGTTCATTTTCTTAattaacgaacacgaacataaaatcccgttcggtaagtgttcatgaacgttcgtaaacaaatttatttccttaacgaacgaacataaacaagggcttgttcgtgttcgt
Coding sequences:
- the LOC110935618 gene encoding serine carboxypeptidase-like 7 — protein: METNHKTYTSLCILFVFLLSSFSDANSIVKNLPGFDGDLPFTLETGYVGVGANEEIQLFYYFVESQRDPLHDPLLLYLTGGPGTSGLYPFLYQIGPLSINFDNSTWEKLALEINPNSWAKTANVLYVDLPAGTGFSYATTYNASKSSDSILAKHSYKFLIKWLEDHPRFLNNPLYVTGISYMGILVPVVTLEVYKGNERGDQPQLNIKGSMIVSPLTDKFNDFNSRFEFAHRLALISDDIYESAKKACNGNYIDVYTDPKNSACASSLQRVDECTSRINAGNILDPFCDDVNPDPTCREAAAIYLEYFGNDKEVQKALHVREGTVETFEKTNETIHYVLGKNDTECYSYDIFSSLVYHKMLFSRKCQVLILSGDHDFTFPYVGAEEWIQSLNLPVESPWKPWFVNNQVAGYRMKYAKNEYSLTYGTVKGAGHSIPLYKPEEAWIILDGWLSSHSYSSDI